The Dendrosporobacter quercicolus genome window below encodes:
- a CDS encoding DUF362 domain-containing protein, with product MTKAKVYFTSMRATPKMNLLQKLERLVRKAGIEQINFKAQYAAIKIHFGEPGNLAYLRPNYAKVIADTVKNLGGKVFLTDCNTLYVGRRKDALEHLDAAYENGYNPFTTGCQIIIGDGLKGTDEQVVSVPCGQHVKEAKIGRAIMDADIFISLSHFKGHELTGFGGALKNIGMGCGSRAGKMEMHSDGKPRVRTKACVGCGACVKICAHGAPVITEKKATIDHEKCVGCGRCISACHFNAIAAAWDESNDVLNKKIAEYSWAVLHGRPHFHISLVIDVAPFCDCHAENDVPIIPDIGMFASFDPVALDMACADMANKAVALPDSYLAEQLEKRHHTAGEQDHFHITHPETNWLSCVEHAEKLGLGSRQYELIEI from the coding sequence ATGACTAAAGCAAAAGTCTATTTTACCAGCATGCGGGCAACCCCTAAGATGAATCTATTGCAAAAACTGGAACGGCTTGTACGAAAAGCCGGTATTGAACAAATTAATTTTAAAGCCCAGTACGCGGCCATCAAAATCCATTTTGGCGAACCGGGCAATTTGGCCTACCTGCGGCCCAATTATGCCAAAGTGATCGCCGACACCGTTAAAAATCTTGGCGGCAAAGTTTTTCTTACCGATTGCAATACGCTCTATGTCGGCCGTCGTAAAGATGCGCTTGAACATTTGGACGCCGCTTACGAAAACGGCTACAATCCTTTTACCACCGGCTGTCAGATCATTATCGGCGACGGCCTGAAAGGAACTGACGAACAGGTGGTTTCCGTCCCCTGCGGTCAACATGTAAAAGAGGCTAAAATTGGCCGGGCAATTATGGACGCCGATATCTTTATTAGTCTCAGTCATTTTAAAGGCCATGAGCTTACCGGCTTTGGCGGAGCCCTGAAAAATATTGGCATGGGCTGCGGCTCCCGCGCGGGCAAAATGGAAATGCACAGTGACGGAAAACCCCGGGTGCGCACCAAAGCCTGCGTTGGCTGCGGCGCCTGTGTAAAAATCTGCGCGCACGGCGCTCCGGTCATTACCGAAAAAAAAGCAACGATTGACCATGAAAAATGCGTCGGCTGCGGGCGCTGTATCAGCGCCTGCCATTTCAATGCAATTGCCGCGGCCTGGGACGAGTCCAACGATGTGCTCAATAAAAAAATAGCTGAGTATTCCTGGGCTGTATTACATGGCAGACCGCATTTTCATATCAGCCTGGTCATTGATGTTGCTCCGTTCTGCGACTGCCATGCCGAAAATGATGTGCCAATCATCCCTGATATCGGCATGTTTGCTTCCTTTGATCCGGTAGCGCTGGATATGGCCTGCGCCGATATGGCGAACAAGGCTGTCGCCCTGCCGGACAGCTATTTGGCGGAACAGCTTGAAAAACGCCATCATACCGCCGGTGAGCAGGATCATTTTCATATTACCCATCCGGAAACCAATTGGCTGTCCTGTGTTGAACATGCGGAAAAGCTTGGTCTGGGCAGCAGGCAATATGAACTGATTGAAATTTAA
- a CDS encoding helix-turn-helix domain-containing protein, translating to METLGDKLKQLRRQLTQEELALILQVDRSTLASWEVNRREPDIATLLRLADHFKVSIDWLVGYQPAQSGAKTDSTFQEHPDNYQIKAEQTWQKIIATADRYGVAPDTVYQLLELNIKLAQSLKPANGQEQKPE from the coding sequence ATGGAAACATTAGGAGATAAATTAAAACAATTACGCCGGCAATTAACGCAGGAAGAATTAGCCCTGATCCTGCAGGTTGACCGTTCGACACTGGCTTCATGGGAAGTAAACCGTCGTGAGCCGGATATTGCAACGCTGCTGCGGCTTGCTGATCATTTTAAAGTAAGCATTGACTGGCTTGTGGGCTATCAACCAGCGCAATCAGGAGCAAAAACCGACAGTACGTTTCAGGAGCATCCGGACAATTATCAGATTAAAGCAGAGCAGACCTGGCAGAAGATCATTGCAACCGCCGATCGGTACGGCGTGGCTCCCGATACAGTCTACCAGCTGCTGGAGTTAAATATAAAACTTGCGCAATCGCTCAAGCCTGCCAATGGTCAGGAGCAGAAGCCCGAATAG
- a CDS encoding transglycosylase domain-containing protein produces MNIRHFLLSLLILFAASFLWAGGGNLISSYLPAAAKSQEFAGAASTLLDRSYRIIALKKAVQAKLTTKNYIPLKDIPLTVQQAVIAVEDNRFYQHAGFDIEGILRATLVNLQTGRIQEGGSTITQQLIKNLFLSSERSLSRKIEEFILAVDMELRYSKEEILEMYLNSIYFGSGMYGIGEAAAGYFAKTPAELSLAEAALLAGLPNAPSLNSPYVNFTAAKQRQAVVLTAMVKKSYIRPAQAEAANAEPIILAQHQP; encoded by the coding sequence ATGAATATACGTCATTTTCTGCTGTCATTGCTTATTTTGTTTGCCGCCAGTTTTTTATGGGCCGGCGGCGGAAACCTGATTAGCAGCTATCTTCCTGCAGCGGCGAAATCACAGGAATTCGCCGGTGCAGCCAGCACCCTGCTGGACAGGTCTTACCGGATCATCGCCCTGAAAAAAGCCGTGCAGGCCAAGCTGACCACCAAAAACTACATACCGTTAAAAGATATTCCCCTTACCGTCCAGCAGGCCGTCATTGCCGTTGAGGACAACCGCTTTTATCAGCATGCCGGCTTTGATATTGAAGGAATCCTGCGAGCAACGCTGGTCAATCTCCAAACAGGCCGCATTCAGGAAGGCGGCAGCACAATCACCCAGCAACTGATAAAGAATTTATTTCTAAGCTCCGAGCGGTCACTCAGCCGCAAAATAGAAGAATTCATTTTGGCTGTTGATATGGAATTGCGCTATTCTAAGGAAGAAATACTGGAAATGTACTTAAATTCCATCTATTTTGGCTCAGGAATGTATGGCATTGGTGAAGCTGCCGCCGGCTATTTTGCTAAAACGCCGGCTGAATTATCCCTGGCTGAAGCGGCGCTGCTGGCCGGCCTGCCGAACGCCCCGTCCTTAAACTCGCCTTATGTAAATTTCACTGCCGCCAAACAACGCCAGGCAGTTGTACTCACTGCGATGGTCAAAAAAAGCTATATCAGGCCGGCGCAGGCTGAAGCAGCCAATGCCGAACCCATCATTTTAGCCCAGCATCAACCGTAA